A window of Novosphingobium terrae contains these coding sequences:
- a CDS encoding alkaline phosphatase family protein, translated as MAKDVIVLEFNELTPSVVDRLIALGKLPNFAKLRSQSIVAITDAEEAPPALEPWIQWVTVHTGLSYAEHKVFDLGDGPRLKEPRIWDMVSDAGRKAWICGSMNAAVQGGSFNGMVLPDPWATDIKPQPAGLFDPYLDVVRTYVQEYTTNRPGVSKSKMLRFMRFMAGNGLSSRTMLETIRQLVGELSKPIHWRRATILDRLQWDIFRRFYRTERPALSTFFLNSTAHFQHYFWRNFEPQAFSVNSDAETQKKYAEAIPYGYQKMDEIIGEARALAGPETSIVLCTALSQQPMLDHEDIGGKQIFKMHNQDKLFAFAGVPEGYTYAPVMAEQFHLIYDTEAEAQKAVERLRGVKLPDGTSVMMARCEGSRVFSGCDLVTHPAASAKITSTASNETPAFDAMFYPVEAVRSGMHHADGMLWICTPEHMHTVVERRVSLREIAPTLLTLADIPVGNSFALPPMPELEWVNPAISQAA; from the coding sequence ATGGCCAAAGACGTCATTGTATTAGAATTCAATGAATTGACCCCTTCTGTGGTCGATCGCCTCATCGCATTGGGCAAGCTGCCCAATTTTGCCAAGCTTCGCAGTCAGTCGATTGTAGCTATAACCGATGCAGAGGAAGCGCCACCTGCGCTGGAGCCCTGGATTCAGTGGGTGACCGTTCACACAGGCCTTTCCTATGCAGAGCATAAGGTGTTTGATCTTGGCGACGGCCCCAGGCTGAAAGAGCCTCGAATTTGGGACATGGTGTCGGACGCTGGTCGGAAGGCTTGGATTTGCGGCAGCATGAATGCAGCGGTCCAAGGCGGCTCGTTCAATGGCATGGTCCTTCCGGATCCGTGGGCCACCGACATCAAGCCGCAACCGGCAGGGCTCTTCGATCCCTATCTCGATGTGGTACGCACTTATGTGCAGGAATACACAACGAACCGCCCAGGCGTCAGCAAAAGCAAGATGCTTCGCTTCATGCGCTTCATGGCAGGAAACGGCTTGTCCTCTCGCACGATGCTTGAGACGATACGCCAGCTTGTTGGCGAACTGAGCAAGCCGATCCATTGGCGCCGCGCAACAATCCTCGATCGTTTGCAGTGGGATATCTTTCGCAGATTCTATCGCACCGAACGCCCTGCACTATCGACATTTTTTCTGAACAGCACCGCGCATTTTCAACATTATTTCTGGCGCAATTTCGAGCCTCAGGCGTTTTCTGTCAATTCGGATGCTGAGACGCAGAAAAAATATGCAGAGGCGATCCCTTACGGCTACCAGAAGATGGATGAGATCATCGGCGAAGCCAGGGCACTTGCAGGGCCTGAGACGAGCATTGTGCTTTGCACAGCATTGAGCCAACAGCCGATGCTTGACCATGAAGATATTGGCGGCAAGCAGATCTTCAAAATGCACAACCAGGATAAGCTCTTCGCTTTTGCCGGGGTCCCCGAAGGCTATACCTATGCCCCTGTCATGGCAGAGCAATTTCATCTCATCTACGACACTGAAGCGGAAGCACAAAAAGCAGTCGAGAGACTTCGTGGCGTCAAGCTGCCCGACGGCACGTCGGTGATGATGGCTCGTTGCGAGGGCTCCAGGGTGTTTTCGGGCTGCGATCTCGTGACCCATCCCGCGGCAAGCGCGAAGATCACATCCACTGCGTCAAATGAAACGCCTGCGTTTGACGCAATGTTTTATCCGGTAGAGGCCGTCAGAAGCGGTATGCATCATGCCGATGGAATGCTTTGGATTTGCACTCCTGAGCATATGCATACCGTCGTAGAGAGGCGCGTGTCACTGCGGGAAATCGCACCAACCCTGCTTACGCTCGCAGATATTCCCGTAGGCAACAGTTTCGCCCTCCCGCCTATGCCTGAGCTCGAATGGGTCAATCCTGCCATCTCCCAAGCAGCCTGA
- a CDS encoding metallophosphoesterase family protein — protein MNIQSNSHSLDFSEIDKPIPRDANTDGRLIYAIGDIHGCYSQLKSLLKIVTNDATQRANGRTPLLIFCGDYIDRGPHSSQVIDSLCWLKRHRPFDLHFLKGNHEAILLRYLYNPSDSLSWIRFGGRETLSSYGVRPPDVNAPLIDHVRARDDLMTQLPVSHLLFLENLELSVTIGDYTFVHAGIKPGVPLDKQVESDVLWIREEFLNYNSQHEKIIVHGHTWFDEYPVIEPNRIGIDTGTYETGVLSALRLEDGEIEVLHAR, from the coding sequence ATGAACATTCAATCAAATTCGCACAGCCTTGATTTTTCAGAAATCGACAAGCCAATTCCGCGCGATGCGAATACCGACGGTCGCTTAATCTATGCGATAGGTGATATACATGGATGCTACAGCCAGTTAAAATCTCTCCTGAAGATTGTTACTAACGATGCCACGCAGCGCGCCAATGGCAGGACCCCTCTTTTAATATTCTGCGGTGATTATATTGATCGAGGCCCCCACTCATCTCAAGTGATCGACTCGCTTTGCTGGTTGAAGCGCCACCGCCCCTTTGATCTGCACTTCCTAAAGGGAAACCATGAGGCGATCCTGCTGCGTTACCTATACAATCCAAGCGATTCCTTATCCTGGATCCGCTTTGGAGGTCGAGAAACCCTGTCTTCTTATGGCGTTCGCCCCCCGGACGTGAACGCCCCGCTTATTGACCACGTCAGAGCGCGAGACGATTTGATGACACAGCTTCCCGTCTCTCACCTGCTATTTCTTGAAAACCTCGAGCTATCTGTAACGATTGGTGACTATACATTTGTGCATGCTGGCATCAAACCGGGGGTCCCGCTTGATAAGCAAGTCGAATCTGACGTTCTCTGGATCAGAGAGGAATTTCTTAATTATAATAGCCAACACGAAAAAATAATTGTTCATGGACATACTTGGTTTGACGAATATCCAGTCATTGAGCCGAATCGGATCGGTATTGACACAGGCACTTATGAAACAGGTGTACTTTCAGCTCTCCGCCTTGAAGACGGAGAGATTGAGGTATTGCATGCACGTTGA
- a CDS encoding lipopolysaccharide biosynthesis protein translates to MSIKTIPEDVETAAAEIDPGESESFSHRAMGGALMLGSAQAVKFACQLASTVILSRLLAPTDFGLFAMLMPLVWFVMMIQDFGLSNAVITVPDVSKSHETTLFLINIGLSVFLAGTLAAASPLIGVFYGTTAVVNLAVVLSGTIVLSGLSTLQFAILTRDLRFGAMTIAEIGGAVGGLLASIIVAIMHPSSWALVASVIGNMSVGLICGWGATRWTPGRPARLSEVKHLLAFGGGIASANISNYIARNADNILIGRYLGAQPLGFYDRAYKLLLFPLMQIVSPLSRTVVPILSRLANDGPRYKAAYRRASNQIMLIAIPGMAVLVVMADELIPLAMGRQWSSVVPIFRWLGLAGMYMPLSQTLPWLLVSQQRTRELSTVMAMHTAVCVIAFVVGLQFQVTGVAASFALTDLFVGLPLMILYVGRSGPISAWDLVKLAAPHVISASLTVIGLLVFRHFVSLPNLPKLIAAGFFGYAIAWTVLALLPGGRETINQFIALVSRATGGRLAWLSVAS, encoded by the coding sequence ATGTCGATCAAAACCATTCCTGAAGATGTTGAAACTGCTGCCGCGGAAATTGATCCGGGCGAATCTGAAAGTTTCTCCCACCGAGCCATGGGCGGTGCCCTTATGCTTGGATCCGCTCAAGCAGTGAAGTTTGCCTGCCAGCTCGCCTCAACAGTGATCCTATCGCGCTTACTTGCCCCGACAGATTTTGGCTTATTTGCAATGTTGATGCCGCTTGTCTGGTTCGTGATGATGATTCAGGATTTTGGATTATCCAATGCCGTTATCACTGTTCCGGATGTATCCAAATCGCATGAGACAACACTTTTTCTGATCAATATCGGCCTATCGGTCTTTCTTGCAGGAACATTAGCTGCTGCATCGCCGCTAATAGGGGTATTTTACGGGACAACAGCTGTTGTAAATCTGGCAGTGGTACTCTCAGGAACCATCGTTCTTTCCGGACTTTCGACTTTGCAATTTGCCATCCTTACGCGCGACCTACGGTTCGGAGCGATGACAATCGCAGAGATCGGTGGCGCAGTTGGAGGCCTCCTAGCCTCGATCATTGTGGCCATCATGCACCCCAGTTCCTGGGCGCTCGTTGCATCAGTGATCGGCAATATGTCAGTAGGGCTCATCTGCGGCTGGGGTGCTACACGTTGGACGCCCGGACGCCCCGCGAGGCTTTCGGAGGTCAAGCATCTACTTGCATTTGGCGGCGGGATAGCGAGCGCAAATATCTCCAATTACATTGCTCGTAATGCTGATAATATCCTGATTGGCAGGTATCTGGGGGCCCAGCCCCTTGGTTTTTACGATCGAGCCTATAAGCTCCTTCTATTCCCGTTGATGCAAATTGTAAGTCCGTTGTCACGTACAGTCGTGCCCATTCTTTCTCGCCTGGCGAACGATGGACCGCGCTATAAGGCAGCATATCGACGAGCCTCCAACCAAATTATGCTCATTGCCATACCCGGAATGGCAGTTCTCGTGGTGATGGCCGATGAGTTAATTCCGCTTGCTATGGGGAGGCAATGGTCAAGTGTCGTCCCTATCTTCCGCTGGCTTGGTCTGGCAGGGATGTATATGCCGCTAAGTCAAACTCTTCCTTGGCTCCTGGTTAGTCAACAACGCACACGCGAACTCTCTACTGTTATGGCAATGCACACGGCGGTATGCGTTATTGCATTCGTTGTCGGATTACAGTTTCAGGTCACCGGCGTCGCAGCATCTTTCGCGCTTACCGATCTTTTTGTTGGATTGCCTTTGATGATCCTATACGTTGGTCGATCTGGTCCAATCTCAGCGTGGGATCTCGTCAAACTGGCCGCTCCACATGTGATTTCCGCCAGTTTGACCGTCATAGGGTTGCTTGTGTTTCGTCATTTCGTTTCGCTTCCCAATCTTCCAAAATTAATCGCAGCCGGGTTCTTTGGTTATGCAATTGCCTGGACTGTATTGGCCCTCCTCCCTGGCGGGCGCGAGACCATCAACCAATTCATAGCACTGGTCAGTCGCGCAACCGGAGGACGCTTGGCTTGGCTGAGCGTTGCATCTTGA
- the istA gene encoding IS21 family transposase → MIGLREVVLIQELKRQGLSISAIARQTGLDRKTVKKYLASGLEAPAYTPRKPAISAVEPHRHYLLERMTAYPGLSSRRLHREIRDMGYKGAYSSLTEYLRQIRPPVPRTYERRFETGAGVQAQVDFAEFQTVFTSEPGVVRKVWLFSMVLGHSRWLWGRFCPNQGLETVMRCHIAAFEAMAGCCTEILYDRMKTAVIGEDGAGVVTYNASLVALLAHYGSAPKACQPYRAKTKGKVERPFRYIRQDFFLGRSFHDLDDLNAQFDVWRADIANVRQHATTGRIVREHFEEEQPHLRALPTMRYDAVLTVERRISCEGLVAVAGNYYSVPDTARRRVVEVQHHTHEVRIFEEGQLIARHPVLEGKNRKRIEPGHRKAPPVKRAEMLPATPAMPMLQRPLAFYGAVGERLASLNTKGAA, encoded by the coding sequence GTGATAGGACTGAGGGAGGTCGTTTTGATCCAGGAACTCAAGAGGCAGGGGCTGAGTATCAGCGCCATTGCGCGCCAAACCGGGCTTGATCGCAAGACGGTGAAGAAATATCTGGCCAGCGGGCTGGAGGCACCAGCCTATACCCCGCGCAAGCCGGCCATCAGCGCGGTAGAACCCCACCGCCATTATCTGCTGGAGCGGATGACCGCTTATCCTGGCCTGTCGTCACGCAGACTGCATCGCGAGATCCGCGACATGGGCTACAAGGGGGCTTATTCGTCGCTGACGGAATACCTGCGCCAGATCCGTCCGCCAGTGCCCAGGACCTATGAGCGGCGCTTCGAGACAGGCGCCGGCGTCCAGGCTCAGGTCGACTTTGCGGAATTCCAGACGGTCTTCACCAGTGAACCGGGCGTTGTGCGTAAGGTCTGGCTGTTTAGCATGGTGCTGGGACACAGCCGTTGGCTATGGGGGCGGTTCTGCCCGAACCAGGGGCTGGAAACGGTGATGCGCTGTCACATCGCTGCCTTCGAGGCGATGGCGGGCTGCTGCACGGAGATTCTCTATGACCGCATGAAGACTGCCGTCATCGGCGAGGATGGCGCGGGCGTGGTGACCTACAATGCCTCGCTGGTAGCGCTGCTGGCCCATTATGGCAGCGCGCCCAAGGCCTGCCAGCCCTATCGGGCCAAGACCAAGGGCAAAGTCGAGAGGCCCTTCCGCTACATCCGTCAGGATTTCTTCCTCGGCCGCAGTTTCCACGACCTCGATGATCTCAACGCCCAGTTCGATGTCTGGCGCGCGGACATCGCCAACGTCAGGCAGCATGCCACCACAGGACGGATCGTGCGCGAGCATTTCGAGGAGGAGCAGCCTCATCTGCGTGCCCTGCCGACCATGCGTTACGATGCGGTCCTGACCGTCGAACGGCGGATCAGCTGCGAGGGGCTGGTGGCGGTGGCCGGCAATTATTACAGCGTGCCCGACACCGCCCGCCGCCGCGTGGTTGAGGTCCAGCACCATACCCATGAGGTCCGGATCTTCGAGGAGGGGCAACTCATCGCCCGGCATCCCGTGTTGGAAGGCAAAAACCGCAAGCGGATCGAGCCAGGCCATCGCAAGGCCCCGCCGGTGAAACGCGCCGAGATGTTGCCTGCGACACCGGCGATGCCGATGCTCCAGCGCCCTCTGGCCTTTTACGGTGCGGTGGGTGAACGCCTGGCCAGCCTCAATACCAAAGGTGCCGCATGA
- the istB gene encoding IS21-like element helper ATPase IstB, protein MMSVTERIRQSLLALHMARALETLDHTLGRLEKGEISAIEAIDDLLAEELNLREGRRIGVALRTARLMPIKTIESFDFSFQPSLDRHRITALAQLEFINRAEVLHFLGPPGTGKSHLATAIGVAAVRAGRSVYRCSLAELIEALTKAERESRLVEKIRFYARASLLIVDEIGYLPITPGGANLFFQLVNARYEKGAMILTSNRGFAEWGEVFGDPVVATALLDRLLHHAVVVQIEGASYRLRQHADLIPEHARAHANLMPPPAPRRRGRPPKHGAIDHLNG, encoded by the coding sequence ATGATGTCGGTTACCGAACGCATCCGGCAAAGCCTGCTGGCCCTGCATATGGCTCGCGCGCTCGAAACGCTCGATCACACGCTGGGCAGGCTGGAAAAGGGCGAGATCAGCGCCATCGAGGCCATCGACGATCTGCTGGCCGAGGAGCTGAACCTGCGTGAGGGGCGGCGCATCGGAGTGGCGCTGCGCACCGCCCGCCTCATGCCGATCAAGACCATCGAGAGCTTCGACTTCTCCTTCCAGCCCTCGCTCGATCGGCATCGCATCACCGCGCTGGCCCAGCTCGAGTTCATCAACCGGGCCGAGGTGCTGCATTTTCTCGGGCCACCCGGCACCGGAAAATCCCACCTGGCCACCGCCATCGGCGTGGCCGCCGTCAGGGCCGGGCGCAGCGTTTATCGCTGTTCGCTGGCCGAGCTGATCGAGGCGCTCACCAAGGCCGAGCGCGAGAGCCGCCTGGTCGAGAAAATCCGCTTCTACGCTCGCGCCTCGCTGCTGATCGTCGATGAGATCGGCTACCTTCCCATCACGCCGGGCGGGGCCAACCTCTTCTTCCAGCTCGTCAATGCCCGCTATGAAAAGGGCGCCATGATCCTGACGTCCAACCGCGGCTTTGCCGAATGGGGCGAGGTCTTTGGCGACCCTGTCGTCGCCACCGCGCTGCTCGATCGGCTGCTTCACCATGCCGTCGTCGTTCAGATCGAGGGGGCGAGCTATCGCCTGCGCCAGCATGCCGATCTGATCCCAGAGCACGCACGGGCTCACGCAAATCTGATGCCGCCGCCTGCACCAAGACGCCGTGGCAGGCCGCCAAAACATGGAGCCATCGATCATCTCAATGGCTGA
- a CDS encoding glycosyltransferase family 32 protein, whose translation MLDIPIIPMSPRIPRILHQAFPTKDLPPAMRMLVDKLRNDNPTWEHRLYDHSDIANFIQDHFGDEMLRQFHRIDERYGAARIDFWRYLLIYKMGGIYIDIKSTFTKPLDEIITDDDRFILSSWDHTPGTEFEEYGLHEQLSHRENGEFQQWHVIGAQGHPFLRAVIEKVLAKIDAYNPWRDGTGKVSVLNTTGPVPYTLAIESILDKYPHRIVENERSIFLVYNALGGVVYQKFLPPHYSLQKMPLVRQGVVGQASFYVYLKLKGLYLFFRGFKRKLFG comes from the coding sequence ATGCTAGACATTCCTATAATTCCGATGAGCCCGCGAATTCCGCGTATTCTTCATCAAGCTTTTCCAACTAAAGATTTGCCGCCGGCGATGCGCATGCTGGTCGATAAGCTGCGTAATGATAATCCAACTTGGGAGCATAGGCTTTACGATCATAGTGATATCGCGAATTTCATCCAAGATCACTTCGGTGATGAGATGCTGCGGCAGTTCCATCGTATCGATGAACGGTATGGCGCCGCGAGGATCGATTTTTGGCGGTACCTCCTCATTTACAAAATGGGGGGCATCTATATCGATATCAAAAGCACTTTCACAAAGCCGCTCGACGAGATCATAACTGACGATGATCGATTTATTCTTAGTTCGTGGGACCATACACCTGGTACCGAATTTGAAGAATATGGCCTTCATGAGCAACTCAGTCACCGTGAGAATGGAGAATTCCAGCAATGGCATGTGATCGGTGCTCAGGGGCACCCCTTTTTACGTGCCGTAATTGAGAAGGTTCTTGCGAAGATCGATGCATATAACCCTTGGAGAGATGGAACCGGAAAGGTATCGGTTCTAAATACCACCGGGCCTGTGCCGTATACATTGGCGATTGAATCCATTTTGGATAAATATCCTCATAGAATAGTTGAAAATGAGAGAAGTATATTTTTGGTTTACAATGCCCTTGGCGGCGTAGTTTACCAAAAATTTCTTCCGCCGCACTATTCTCTCCAAAAAATGCCGCTCGTAAGACAAGGTGTCGTGGGGCAGGCGTCTTTTTATGTTTATTTGAAGCTTAAAGGACTGTACCTATTTTTTAGGGGCTTTAAGCGGAAATTGTTTGGTTGA
- a CDS encoding NUDIX domain-containing protein, translated as MIVDEIVKFVSKLGNGYILLSDKIRKIFGIKKRVVQAIVVDCAGNIFIVHHRYRKGWHLPGGNFSGSEHPRKAIMRELKEEIGLSEFEKCGFVARFDETWNGVEMDFWLFYVSAAKVAWKPSLEIDRVEKVNPLNMPVDAPVAKMRCSLFYKKRAGLELFASAE; from the coding sequence ATGATTGTAGATGAAATAGTAAAATTCGTGTCCAAATTGGGTAACGGCTATATATTATTGTCCGATAAAATTCGAAAGATATTTGGCATTAAAAAAAGAGTTGTCCAAGCAATCGTAGTGGATTGTGCGGGAAATATATTCATTGTGCATCACAGATATCGAAAAGGTTGGCATTTGCCAGGCGGCAATTTCTCGGGAAGTGAGCATCCTCGGAAAGCAATCATGCGAGAACTCAAAGAAGAAATTGGTCTTTCGGAATTTGAAAAATGCGGTTTCGTTGCAAGATTTGACGAGACTTGGAACGGAGTCGAGATGGATTTTTGGCTCTTTTATGTCTCTGCAGCGAAGGTGGCGTGGAAGCCTTCTTTGGAAATTGATAGGGTGGAAAAAGTTAATCCTTTAAATATGCCGGTGGATGCGCCAGTCGCGAAGATGAGGTGCTCACTCTTCTATAAAAAGAGAGCTGGATTAGAGCTTTTCGCCTCGGCTGAATGA
- a CDS encoding sugar transferase produces MLFLNHGSSGAGAFEHQAAWLHHLDAIPASGQDGASSVDMDCDRWIRVADIVLASILLVIIAPVMILIAVAVYIIDPGPVLFFHMRVGRFGKSFPCIKFRSMICNAEQALIAVLAADPVKRLAWEQNQKLEDDPRITKLGKFLRKSSLDELPQLFNVLRGDMSLVGPRPITLAEVPRYGRWIVSYSSVRPGITGLWQVSGRSSVSYRRRVALDVAYVQRRSMRLYGKIVLGTIPAVLKAQDSC; encoded by the coding sequence ATGTTGTTTTTAAACCATGGATCAAGTGGCGCTGGAGCGTTTGAGCACCAGGCTGCGTGGTTGCATCATCTGGATGCTATCCCTGCTTCGGGTCAGGACGGCGCCAGCAGCGTGGACATGGATTGCGATCGATGGATACGCGTCGCTGACATTGTTCTTGCGTCCATCCTCCTGGTGATCATTGCGCCAGTCATGATTCTTATCGCTGTAGCGGTCTATATTATAGACCCTGGCCCGGTGCTTTTCTTTCACATGCGGGTTGGCCGCTTTGGCAAATCATTTCCCTGCATAAAATTTAGAAGCATGATTTGTAATGCAGAGCAGGCACTAATTGCGGTTTTGGCCGCCGATCCTGTGAAACGTTTGGCATGGGAGCAAAATCAGAAACTCGAAGATGACCCCAGGATTACGAAGCTTGGAAAGTTTCTTCGTAAGTCGAGTCTTGATGAGTTACCGCAGCTATTTAATGTCTTGCGAGGCGATATGAGCCTTGTTGGTCCTCGTCCAATCACCCTTGCAGAGGTGCCGCGCTATGGTCGTTGGATTGTGTCATATTCCAGCGTGCGTCCGGGTATTACTGGATTGTGGCAGGTGTCGGGTCGTAGCAGCGTGAGTTATCGCCGCCGCGTTGCACTCGATGTGGCCTATGTGCAGCGTCGCTCGATGCGCCTTTACGGCAAGATCGTGCTGGGCACGATTCCAGCTGTATTGAAAGCGCAGGACTCCTGCTAG
- a CDS encoding UTP--glucose-1-phosphate uridylyltransferase: MTKSSSVKPVRKAVFPVAGLGTRFLPATKAIPKEMLPIIDRPLIQYAVDEAREAGIDQLIFVTGRGKTAIVEHFDTAFELEATMSGRGKSLTPLEPSRVQPGNLVTVRQQVPLGLGHAIWCARAIIGNDPFAIFLPDELMIGTPGCMKQMVEAYNQIGGNVVSVLEVPKEEVSAYGVISPGARPDGFGGTLTEVTGLVEKPRAEEAPSNLIVSGRYILQPEVIDILTTQEKGAGGEIQLTDAMAKLIGNQPFHAVTFGGKRFDCGSKTGFVEATLALALNRPDMANDVRAMARRLLES, from the coding sequence ATGACCAAATCATCATCAGTCAAACCCGTACGCAAAGCCGTTTTCCCCGTCGCAGGTCTGGGCACACGCTTTCTTCCAGCCACCAAAGCTATACCAAAGGAAATGCTCCCCATTATCGACCGGCCTCTCATCCAATATGCGGTGGATGAGGCTCGTGAAGCGGGTATAGATCAGTTGATCTTCGTCACCGGACGAGGCAAGACTGCTATAGTCGAGCACTTTGATACGGCTTTCGAACTCGAAGCCACTATGTCAGGACGCGGCAAGTCCCTGACTCCGCTGGAGCCGTCACGCGTCCAGCCAGGCAATTTGGTTACGGTACGACAGCAAGTTCCCCTCGGCCTAGGTCACGCCATCTGGTGCGCGCGCGCAATAATCGGCAACGATCCTTTTGCGATTTTCCTACCTGACGAACTGATGATCGGAACGCCAGGGTGCATGAAGCAGATGGTGGAGGCGTATAATCAAATCGGCGGTAACGTTGTAAGCGTCCTAGAAGTACCTAAGGAAGAAGTCTCCGCCTACGGCGTGATCTCACCCGGAGCTCGCCCAGATGGCTTCGGCGGTACCCTAACGGAAGTAACAGGGCTGGTAGAAAAACCCAGGGCCGAAGAAGCCCCGTCCAACTTGATCGTGTCTGGTCGCTATATTCTGCAGCCCGAGGTGATCGATATTCTCACCACACAGGAAAAGGGTGCAGGCGGCGAAATTCAATTGACTGATGCCATGGCGAAGTTGATTGGAAATCAACCCTTCCACGCAGTAACTTTTGGTGGCAAGCGTTTTGACTGCGGATCCAAAACCGGGTTTGTCGAAGCAACCCTAGCCTTGGCACTTAATCGACCAGACATGGCGAACGACGTTCGCGCGATGGCACGTCGGCTGCTTGAGTCCTGA
- a CDS encoding acyltransferase family protein — MTTALHNLKSSLRTSIRGLQRVILHGAYRPEVDGLRFLAIAFVILGHLMEHVVLEVGRSRALTSTEIFAARLLPAAQTGVLLFFAISGYILAAQFKRRWQRNERLDYGTYFKRRIFRIAPPYLLVLIAGNLAIQVVPSLGKAGNDQAASHFVASVFYVHGLIFGALPRGFPPGWSLELEVQFYLIAPFLFFAYFRLRPPGRNILAGFLTTIGLTAWIFLGQYFFGEMSRYYFTLPKFISFFWIGFWLADLHPNPVENMPKSFTLLDVIGFLSLSLLALLGTITHFISHWNVVALVEFSRMVMIFLTFFAAIRGQFFRRMLSSPTIAFLGSACYSFYLIHLPLVQIMTMKLVPFFKGQSMGEIYGILLLVETPVILVVGLIFYTLIERPFQKGISLTMMRGRQLRKHASETGSQV; from the coding sequence ATGACGACTGCATTGCATAACCTCAAATCGAGTCTACGAACGTCAATCCGTGGGCTGCAACGAGTGATACTTCACGGTGCATACCGCCCCGAAGTCGATGGATTGCGCTTCCTCGCGATCGCATTTGTCATTTTAGGGCACCTGATGGAGCATGTCGTCCTTGAGGTTGGCCGGTCACGCGCCCTGACGTCGACTGAAATCTTTGCTGCACGTCTCCTTCCTGCTGCACAGACCGGCGTTCTGCTCTTCTTTGCCATTAGCGGTTACATTTTGGCTGCACAGTTTAAGAGGCGTTGGCAACGAAATGAACGTCTGGACTATGGTACATATTTCAAACGACGGATCTTCCGGATTGCGCCGCCCTATCTTCTTGTCCTGATTGCCGGGAATCTCGCGATACAAGTTGTCCCTAGTCTGGGAAAGGCTGGTAACGATCAGGCGGCGAGCCATTTTGTGGCAAGTGTGTTCTATGTTCACGGGCTGATATTCGGTGCGTTGCCGCGCGGTTTCCCGCCGGGATGGTCACTAGAGCTGGAGGTGCAATTTTATTTAATCGCGCCATTTCTGTTTTTTGCTTATTTCCGGTTGCGCCCTCCGGGCCGGAACATCCTGGCGGGATTCCTGACAACGATTGGGCTGACTGCTTGGATTTTCCTCGGGCAATACTTTTTTGGAGAAATGAGCCGATATTATTTTACGTTGCCAAAATTCATAAGCTTTTTCTGGATAGGTTTTTGGCTTGCGGATCTACATCCAAATCCCGTTGAGAATATGCCTAAATCGTTTACCCTATTAGATGTTATTGGTTTTCTTTCTCTAAGCCTTCTGGCTCTGCTGGGAACTATTACACATTTCATTTCTCATTGGAATGTAGTGGCACTTGTCGAATTTAGTAGAATGGTCATGATATTTTTGACCTTTTTTGCGGCGATAAGGGGGCAATTTTTCCGTCGCATGCTGTCGAGTCCGACAATCGCTTTCTTGGGTAGTGCCTGTTATTCGTTCTATCTGATCCATCTTCCCTTGGTCCAGATTATGACAATGAAGCTTGTGCCATTTTTTAAGGGGCAGTCGATGGGGGAAATTTATGGAATCCTCCTCCTTGTTGAAACTCCAGTTATTCTGGTGGTCGGTTTGATATTTTACACGTTGATAGAGCGACCCTTCCAGAAAGGAATATCGCTGACGATGATGCGTGGGCGACAATTAAGGAAGCACGCAAGTGAAACTGGCTCTCAAGTATGA